In Oncorhynchus masou masou isolate Uvic2021 chromosome 28, UVic_Omas_1.1, whole genome shotgun sequence, the DNA window CCTGAGTAGACACAGACTTCTTCCCCATGTGTGCCAGCTGGGCATCTGGCGGAAAATCtgtctggtggtgttggggtcttTGGAAGGAGCGTAAAGACTGACCCCATCTCACTTGGCTTGTTACCACTGTCTTGTTTGGGGTGAGGTTTCATTGTCTGGTCTTTAGCTACACTCggaggtggggtggggaggttgAGAAGGAAGGGTGTTGTGTAAAGTTGCCTGCCTCTCCAAGCTGACCAGGATTTCTGCTTCAGACCTGCCTTGTATTTCTCGTTAATCTGTTTCAATGCTGGATCGTAAGTGGCGGCACCGTGTGTCTTCAGCTTTCTAATATCTTCAGTCTTTTCTTCTCCTGGCCCACTCACCTGAACTGGAGACGGTGGAAATCTCTGGCTTTATGGAGCTTGTCCCGCTACTGAGGCTGTTTGTCTGTATTCTCCCTCTGTGTTTTTCATCTCGCTGTAGTAAAATGGTTTTGAGTGTACACATCTGGAACTAGCCCCACATCCTCTGCATTAAACAGACATTTGTGCACCATCTCATTCCACTCCGTTTGAAAGCAGTTCATCGTTTTGGACATGCCCATGCTGATAAGGAAGTTGGGTGGAAAGTCATTGACCACTTCGggtgaaaccccacctcttcaaggaatacctaggataggataagtaatccttctcaccccccccccccccttaatgatttagatgcactattgtaaagtggctgttccactggatgtcagaaggtgaattcaccaatttgtaagtcgctctggataagagcgtctgctaaatgacttaaatgtaaatgtaaatgtgggacttacctgttttgcatgttattttggtattaatacatgtcacatatcaatttgcaaacaatgtaaaaaaaataatagtaATTGAGTTActaaagccacatacaaacatggtctttttttgctttcttgagtaaggcagctccaaaatgcaggtgtttcagcctggcTTGttatgttatatctacagtagctttgattggactgatcatgtcaacatcatactttcaaaatcttagctaggaGTCATCaccatgaatcaagttgacaatgaTTTGTGCCACACTCAAAACAATTGCTAACTCGTAACTGTGAaaacttgacttcagtgagttcaagacaactggcaaTTCTGGGAAAAATGAGCTCCAActggaaaatatgttttgaacggtcatccatcTCGGAATTGTAAGTCGGGAACTTGGGCCTCTTTATTTGAGATTCGGCCTGAAGATCAATGACGTcaatatttacatttaagtcacttAGCAGACGCTCTCAACCTTGTTTTTTATCCCCAagttcacagttgtcttgaaagcaccataaatccagagaatgccaaactttgatgacaaaatttgcccacgaaggactgccaagccaccttcctgttcaagtgagcacagcacaacgtgagtccaaaaatgacttgtatgctgctgcataaatgatgtaatatgccagggataTATTTATACATGTAGCCTAtgacctgttttagagaaatgtaatcatcacattttgtaagagctttcattgtccaCGTATATgcaccctttatttatcctacagttctgacttggtgtacagggagaacactaagaaCGGCACATGTTTGAATTCTgctgctgtacatttcaaaagtgctaaacaaatagttatattgactatgtccgtcctagctcgctcatgaATGTCTtcatcgaaattacggattgttTTATCTGCTtgtcatccccttatgccatagtttgtacatctcaattgtcaattTAAACCACATttatttaagcaagtcagccatatcagctatgatttttttaaaggcagtaaattaggcttaatgaactgtttcgctgctgGAGGAAAACTCTGCTGCTGGAAGAGAACGCGATACTTTGTGGTAATCTAATCTCGTTGTCTGTCTCTACGGTCATTGGTCTCTACTCACAAACATGGCGGACTACCGCGAAGCGCCCTTGGCCACTCGGCCAAAAACGTTGGACCCAGCTGAATATTTCAACCTTTCGCTGGACCAGAGACGTGccgaggaggagagggctggttTAAGGGCCCAGCTGAAGAGACAATATCAGATGCAGCTAAACAACCCGCACAGAAAAGAGCTTATTGTAAGTAGAGTGAGCTAACatgctaacgctagctagcttgcGAATGTCAGACCCACAGTTCACCCAGGGGTAATGCTATTGATGGTGTTTGCTAACTAATGTTACTTTTGTTGATGTGACCTTGATGTTACTATTTCGGAATAAGTTTGCTATTTAAACTAATGTGTGATGCATTGTTGTATTCAGTTAATTGTATTCTGGGGGAACATGACTGTTTCTGAATTCAACCGTTTTTACCACGATAGTAGTTGACTGCAATAAGACTGGCACCCACTCTCAAAGAATGGCCATCATTATTGACATGCTGTTTTTTTGTGCTTAAAGGAAGACCCTGCCTTGACACGCTGGGTGTATGCACGCACCAACCCCTACAACCACTTCAGAGCCACCAAGAAGACGTCGCTGCTCGGTGGGCTCTTCGGAGTGGTTCCCCTCTTTGTCCTGTACTACGTTCTGAAGACGGACAGGGTATGGATGAGATGACACGACACCAACCCTTATCCTACTTGTTCCCTGACATTAGGGGTCTGTTCCAAATACACCCTAGCCTTTATACCAGTGGTCAACAACCTTTTCTGAGCCAAGATCATTTTGAGTCAAAATACAAAACGAGATCTACCAttcaggttgttgttttttttaaacatgacttAAACAtaagcaactcaatattaggaaagtgttcctacCTATATTATGAAGGCAAACTTGTACAGGGCCACCAGACTGTGCCCACTAAGGTCATCTATTGAACAGACACATTTGCTGTCTAATGCAGTGATTGGAGTATGAGCCCTCAGACAGAGCCAGTAAATTCATCTTAGCTCATCGACATGGTGAAATTATCATTTTTACATTATTGGAAGCAAATATACTTTGAAGCTTTGTCTGACTCCATAATAGTTTCAAGATTTCTGCCAAATATTTAAGTCAGGGAGAAGTCTAGCATGTTATAAGTTCATCTTCTACTCCGCCACCATTCTTTGTGACAGTCTAcatggtgtaacagtataactttagaccgtccccgaaccagggaccctctgcacacaacagtcacccacgaagcatcgttacccatcgctccacaaaagccgcagctcttgcagagcaaggggaaccactacttcaaggtctcagagcaagtgacatcaccgattgaaacgctatttagcgcgcaccgctaactaagctagccgtttcacatccgttacaatgGCACCACTGTTATTAAGAGCCTCTCTCTGAATCAGAGCTGATGTCACAGACCTGGGTACTGAGGCTCACACTGTGctgtaatgtctctctttctccactgtcACAGACCTGGGTACTGAGGCTCACACTGTGCTGTAATGTCTCTATTTCTCCACTGTCACAGACCTGGGTACTGAGGCTCACACTGTGCTGTAATGTCTCTTTCTCCACTGTCACAGACCTGGGTACTGAGGCTCACACTGTGCTGTAATGTCTCTATTTCTCCACTGTCACAGACCTGGGTACTGAGGCTCACACTGTGCTGTAATGTCTCTTTCTCCACTGTCACAGACCTGGGTACTGAGGCTCACACTGTGCTGTAATGTCTCTATTTCTCCACTGTCACAGACCTGGGTACTGAGGCTCACACTGTGCTGTAATGTCTCTTTCTCCACTGTCACAGACCTGGGTACTGAGGCTCACACTGTGCTGTAATGTCTCTATTTCTCCACTGTCACAGACCTGGGTACTGAGGCTCACACTGTGCTGTAATGTCTCTATTTCTCCACTGTCACAGACCTGGGTACTGAGGCTCACACTGTGCTGTAATGTCTCTATTTCT includes these proteins:
- the LOC135517144 gene encoding NADH dehydrogenase [ubiquinone] 1 beta subcomplex subunit 4-like, producing the protein MADYREAPLATRPKTLDPAEYFNLSLDQRRAEEERAGLRAQLKRQYQMQLNNPHRKELIEDPALTRWVYARTNPYNHFRATKKTSLLGGLFGVVPLFVLYYVLKTDRDKKEEQIKAGTYDRKFKLAY